One Denticeps clupeoides chromosome 10, fDenClu1.1, whole genome shotgun sequence genomic window carries:
- the LOC114798746 gene encoding inter-alpha-trypsin inhibitor heavy chain H6-like isoform X4 — translation MCIYRGIRVNCMLAFFIAVLPGGISVDYEARLQKVQRLKRQSAPAKPALKVTDYHVQCMVVSRYAHTTVQSSVWNQLPITKEAAFEVDLPSSAFISNFSIISNGKDYVGHVKERMAARKIYDAAKKQGKTAGLVATKEREIEKFRVAVSVPPGSHVSFSLTYEELLSRKLGRYELTLGLQPGQPVQNLSVDVRITEQSGLRFVKALPLRTSRLLSNTEGGDEVPPSTQIKQSSHCAHVHYNPSLQQQKSLSPKGLNADFIVQYDVEVRDLIGDIQTHDGYFVHYFAPRDLPVIPKDIIFVLDISGSMIGTKMKQTKQAMSTILGDLREGDFFNIITFSHRVQIWKKGRTVQASRQNIRDAKEFIRKISADGWTDINAALLAAAQFVNVRPSSSRSTRSPHRVPLIIFLTDGEATIGVTAGETILRNAQEALGSASLFGLAFGDDADYPLLRRLALENRGVSRMVYEDADAALQFKGFYDEVASPLLSDIQLSYLGQQAFEITRSFFPNYFQGSELVVVGQLKPAAKQLKVALTANDSKQKLKFEKEVAIPKEEGGNGPAGCSLRCAGVMEGAGSFVHRLWAYFTIKELLLAKLNSSDPLIQRLLVEKATNLSLKYNFVTPVTSLVVVKPDVDDTPKPTSPAYTPTTTQTAGKHNPGLALKTAAPPANKKRSSAPIRSSKPPLTKAPQPPIGLHTTSRSSNTFPSGKAPTNPAGEKLPKKPSTPSNATAKGLMVALDTQPNSTPPGPSKSDSAANLVRTIATTIAAKTSTQTASTSVQTTSPPASTGTAKRTPSHDHDNNTVFSLEPPTILPPPTILPSNLPSSSPSPVDTDLESNLDIGTLMAATFAPMPGFTDAPKLWEAVGLLDVSTAIQVQSEADIDLIKVSDYDATYDYDMDYENNQDVSYGSYSPTRLGSIRIFASSVDGDPHFVIRLPKKDQRLCFTVDGEANDVLRLVEDTERGITVDGHLMLAPSKQDMPDRTRTYFDQITITVARNGAVGVTITLTLDSVVIDGEETVALSTSHSAAVTKPGVQVVINSHQGCWIRLKKDVIFLVLFHRYDHQSYLQMAHLGFYIAEGKGLSPHSQGLLGQFQHANLEVVQLQDPHAANFHHGQLRPGASLALGVLKHKDVLIPVSLQEKHLKDTLGKKHMDQCWVVPKVEVEKLLGLSYLSYVVDHI, via the exons ATGTGCATCTACAGAGGGATTCGAGTCAACTGCATGCTGGCTTTCTTCATCGCCGTCCTGCCTGGAGGAATCTCTGTGGATTATGAAGCGCGCCTTCAAAAAGTT CAGAGACTTAAAAGGCAAAGTGCACCTGCTAAACCAGCG CTGAAGGTAACAGACTACCATGTTCAGTGCATGGTGGTGTCTCGCTACGCTCACACCACAGtccagagcagtgtgtggaaccAGCTGCCCATCACCAAGGAGGCGGCATTTGAGGTGGATCTGCCTTCGTCTGCATTTATCTCCAACTTCAGCAT CATCTCCAACGGGAAGGACTATGTCGGCCATGTAAAGGAGCGGATGGCAGCTAGGAAGATTTATGATGCTGCGAAGAAGCAAGGAAAAACTGCAGGACTCGTCGCCACCAA GGAACGTGAGATAGAGAAGTTCCGCGTGGCTGTGAGCGTTCCTCCTGGGTCGCACGTGTCCTTCAGCCTGACCTATGAGGAGTTGCTGTCACGGAAACTGGGTCGCTATGAGCTGACCTTGGGTTTGCAGCCGGGCCAGCCAGTGCAGAACCTGTCTGTGGACGTGAGAATCACTGAGCAGAGTGGCCTCAGATTTGTTAAAGCACTTCCCCTCCGGACCAGCAGACTTCTGTCCAACACTGAAG GAGGGGATGAAGTCCCGCCTTCTACTCAGATTAAGCAGTCCTCCCACTGTGCCCATGTGCACTACAACCCCTCTCTCCAACAGCAGAAAAGCCTTTCGCCAAAAGGCCTGAATGCTGACTTCATCGTTCAGTATGATGTTGAGGTCAGAGACCTCATTGGGGACATCCAG acGCACGATGGATACTTTGTTCATTACTTTGCACCTCGTGATCTTCCTGTTATTCCCAAGGACATCATTTTTGTTCTAGACATCAGTGGGTCCATGATCGGCACCAAAATGAAACAG ACAAAGCAGGCCATGTCCACAATCCTGGGTGATTTACGTGAAGGGGACTTCTTCAACATCATTACGTTCTCACACAGAGTCCAGATATGGAAGAAGGGCCGAACTGTGCAGGCATCACGGCAGAACATTCGAGATGCCAAAGAGTTTATCAGGAAGATCAGTGCTGATGGCT GGACCGACATTAACGCCGCTCTGCTCGCGGCGGCTCAGTTTGTAAATGTTCGTCCTTCCTCTTCCCGCTCCACTCGGTCTCCTCACCGGGTGCCGCTCATCATCTTCCTGACAGACGGCGAGGCCACCATCGGTGTTACTGCCGGCGAAACCATCCTTCGCAACGCGCAGGAGGCCTTGGGATCAGCGTCCCTCTTCGGTCTGGCGTTCGGTGACGACGCCGACTACCCCCTTCTCCGCCGGCTGGCCCTGGAGAACCGTGGCGTGTCTCGCATGGTGTATGAAGATGCCGACGCAGCACTGCAGTTCAAGGGTTTCTATGATGAAGTGGCCAGCCCCCTCCTCTCCGACATCCAGCTGTCCTACTTGGGGCAGCAGGCCTTTGAAATCACACGTTCCTTCTTCCCCAACTACTTCCAAGGTTCAGagctggtggtggtgggacAGCTGAAGCCTGCAGCAAAACAGCTGAAGGTAGCTCTCACTGCAAATGACTCCAAACAAAAGCTAAAGTTTGAGAAGGAGGTTGCAATCCCTAAAGAAGAGGGGGGAAACGGTCCCGCGGGGTGCTCCCTTAGGTGCGCTGGGGTCATGGAAGGTGCTGGCAGTTTTGTGCACCGACTCTGGGCCTATTTCACCATCAAGGAGCTGCTCCTGGCCAAACTAAACAGTTCCGACCCACTCATCCAGAGGCTACTTGTCGAGAAGGCCACCAACCTTTCTCTGAAATACAACTTTGTGACACCTGTCACGTCCTTGGTTGTGGTCAAACCAGATGTGGATGACACCCCTAAACCAACTTCACCAGCGTATACCCCCACAACCACACAGACAGCTGGAAAACACAACCCCGGATTGGCTCTGAAAACGGCAGCCCCTCCAGCCAATAAGAAGCGGTCATCAGCGCCTATACGTAGCAGTAAGCCCCCCCTGACAAAAGCCCCCCAGCCCCCTATAGGCCTGCACACAACTAGTCGCTCTTCCAACACCTTCCCATCTGGAAAAGCCCCTACAAATCCAGCAGGTGAGAAATTGCCAAAAAAGCCCTCAACTCCTTCAAATGCCACTGCCAAAGGGCTGATGGTCGCCCTTGATACCCAGCCAAACAGCACTCCGCCCGGCCCCTCGAAAAGCGATTCTGCGGCCAACCTAGTGAGGACCATTGCCACCACCATCGCTGCGAAAACCTCGACCCAGACAGCTTCTACCTCGGTTCAGACCACGTCACCGCCTGCCTCTACCGGAACTGCCAAACGGACACCTTCCCATGACCATGACAATAACACAGTATTCAGTCTGGAACCACCGACCATCCTTCCGCCGCCGACCATCCTTCCCTCCAATCTCCCCTCATCCTCCCCCTCACCTGTAGACACTGATCTTGAGTCTAACCTAGACATCGGCACTCTGATGGCTGCTACGTTTGCACCCATGCCAGGTTTCACGGATGCCCCAAAGCTTTGGGAAGCAGTTGGACTCCTCG atgTCTCTACTGCCATCCAGGTACAAAGTGAGG CAGATATTGACCTGATCAAAG TTTCAGATTACGATGCTACCTATGATTATGATATGGACTATGAAAACAACCAAGACGTCAGTTATGGATCCT ACAGCCCCACCAGACTCGGCTCCATTCGCATATTTGCCTCTTCAG TGGATGGAGATCCTCATTTTGTGATCCGGCTTCCTAAAAAGGATCAGAGGCTCTGCTTCACTGTTGATGGAGAAGCGAATGATGTGCTGCGACTCGTGGAGGATACAGAGAGAG GCATTACAGTGGACGGTCATCTGATGCTGGCCCCTTCAAAGCAGGACATGCCAGATCGTACACGTACCTACTTTGACCAGATCACCATTACCGTGGCTAGGAACGGGGCTGTGGGTGTCACAATCACGCTGACTTTGGACTCTGTGGTGATTGACGGAGAGGAAACGGTGGCACTCTCAACCAGCCATTCGGCGGCCGTGACAAAACCCGGGGTCCAGGTTGTCATCAACAGCCACCAGGGCTGCTGGATCAGACTTAAGAAGGATGTGATCTTCCTGGTTCTCTTTCATCGCTATGACCACCAGAGCTACCTTCAGATGGCTCACCTGGGCTTCTACATTGCTGAGGGAAAAGGTCTCTCTCCTCACTCACAGGGCCTGCTAG GTCAGTTCCAACATGCAAATTTGGAGGTTGTACAGCTACAAGATCCTCATGCTGCCAACTTCCACCACGGCCAGCTCAGGCCAGGGGCATCTCTGGCTCTGGGCGTACTTAAGCACAAAGATGTCCTCATCCCAGTATCCCTCCAGGAGAAACATCTGAAGGACACACTAGGGAAGAAACACATGGACCAGTGCTGGGTGGTGCCAAAAGTGGAAGTTGAGAAACTTCTGGGCCTGTCGTACCTCAGCTATGTGGTTGACCACAtttag
- the LOC114798746 gene encoding inter-alpha-trypsin inhibitor heavy chain H6-like isoform X5, with protein sequence MCIYRGIRVNCMLAFFIAVLPGGISVDYEARLQKVQRLKRQSAPAKPALKVTDYHVQCMVVSRYAHTTVQSSVWNQLPITKEAAFEVDLPSSAFISNFSIISNGKDYVGHVKERMAARKIYDAAKKQGKTAGLVATKEREIEKFRVAVSVPPGSHVSFSLTYEELLSRKLGRYELTLGLQPGQPVQNLSVDVRITEQSGLRFVKALPLRTSRLLSNTEGGDEVPPSTQIKQSSHCAHVHYNPSLQQQKSLSPKGLNADFIVQYDVEVRDLIGDIQTHDGYFVHYFAPRDLPVIPKDIIFVLDISGSMIGTKMKQTKQAMSTILGDLREGDFFNIITFSHRVQIWKKGRTVQASRQNIRDAKEFIRKISADGWTDINAALLAAAQFVNVRPSSSRSTRSPHRVPLIIFLTDGEATIGVTAGETILRNAQEALGSASLFGLAFGDDADYPLLRRLALENRGVSRMVYEDADAALQFKGFYDEVASPLLSDIQLSYLGQQAFEITRSFFPNYFQGSELVVVGQLKPAAKQLKVALTANDSKQKLKFEKEVAIPKEEGGNGPAGCSLRCAGVMEGAGSFVHRLWAYFTIKELLLAKLNSSDPLIQRLLVEKATNLSLKYNFVTPVTSLVVVKPDVDDTPKPTSPAYTPTTTQTAGKHNPGLALKTAAPPANKKRSSAPIRSSKPPLTKAPQPPIGLHTTSRSSNTFPSGKAPTNPAGEKLPKKPSTPSNATAKGLMVALDTQPNSTPPGPSKSDSAANLVRTIATTIAAKTSTQTASTSVQTTSPPASTGTAKRTPSHDHDNNTVFSLEPPTILPPPTILPSNLPSSSPSPVDTDLESNLDIGTLMAATFAPMPGFTDAPKLWEAVGLLDVSTAIQVQSEDIDLIKVSDYDATYDYDMDYENNQDVSYGSYSPTRLGSIRIFASSVDGDPHFVIRLPKKDQRLCFTVDGEANDVLRLVEDTERGITVDGHLMLAPSKQDMPDRTRTYFDQITITVARNGAVGVTITLTLDSVVIDGEETVALSTSHSAAVTKPGVQVVINSHQGCWIRLKKDVIFLVLFHRYDHQSYLQMAHLGFYIAEGKGLSPHSQGLLGQFQHANLEVVQLQDPHAANFHHGQLRPGASLALGVLKHKDVLIPVSLQEKHLKDTLGKKHMDQCWVVPKVEVEKLLGLSYLSYVVDHI encoded by the exons ATGTGCATCTACAGAGGGATTCGAGTCAACTGCATGCTGGCTTTCTTCATCGCCGTCCTGCCTGGAGGAATCTCTGTGGATTATGAAGCGCGCCTTCAAAAAGTT CAGAGACTTAAAAGGCAAAGTGCACCTGCTAAACCAGCG CTGAAGGTAACAGACTACCATGTTCAGTGCATGGTGGTGTCTCGCTACGCTCACACCACAGtccagagcagtgtgtggaaccAGCTGCCCATCACCAAGGAGGCGGCATTTGAGGTGGATCTGCCTTCGTCTGCATTTATCTCCAACTTCAGCAT CATCTCCAACGGGAAGGACTATGTCGGCCATGTAAAGGAGCGGATGGCAGCTAGGAAGATTTATGATGCTGCGAAGAAGCAAGGAAAAACTGCAGGACTCGTCGCCACCAA GGAACGTGAGATAGAGAAGTTCCGCGTGGCTGTGAGCGTTCCTCCTGGGTCGCACGTGTCCTTCAGCCTGACCTATGAGGAGTTGCTGTCACGGAAACTGGGTCGCTATGAGCTGACCTTGGGTTTGCAGCCGGGCCAGCCAGTGCAGAACCTGTCTGTGGACGTGAGAATCACTGAGCAGAGTGGCCTCAGATTTGTTAAAGCACTTCCCCTCCGGACCAGCAGACTTCTGTCCAACACTGAAG GAGGGGATGAAGTCCCGCCTTCTACTCAGATTAAGCAGTCCTCCCACTGTGCCCATGTGCACTACAACCCCTCTCTCCAACAGCAGAAAAGCCTTTCGCCAAAAGGCCTGAATGCTGACTTCATCGTTCAGTATGATGTTGAGGTCAGAGACCTCATTGGGGACATCCAG acGCACGATGGATACTTTGTTCATTACTTTGCACCTCGTGATCTTCCTGTTATTCCCAAGGACATCATTTTTGTTCTAGACATCAGTGGGTCCATGATCGGCACCAAAATGAAACAG ACAAAGCAGGCCATGTCCACAATCCTGGGTGATTTACGTGAAGGGGACTTCTTCAACATCATTACGTTCTCACACAGAGTCCAGATATGGAAGAAGGGCCGAACTGTGCAGGCATCACGGCAGAACATTCGAGATGCCAAAGAGTTTATCAGGAAGATCAGTGCTGATGGCT GGACCGACATTAACGCCGCTCTGCTCGCGGCGGCTCAGTTTGTAAATGTTCGTCCTTCCTCTTCCCGCTCCACTCGGTCTCCTCACCGGGTGCCGCTCATCATCTTCCTGACAGACGGCGAGGCCACCATCGGTGTTACTGCCGGCGAAACCATCCTTCGCAACGCGCAGGAGGCCTTGGGATCAGCGTCCCTCTTCGGTCTGGCGTTCGGTGACGACGCCGACTACCCCCTTCTCCGCCGGCTGGCCCTGGAGAACCGTGGCGTGTCTCGCATGGTGTATGAAGATGCCGACGCAGCACTGCAGTTCAAGGGTTTCTATGATGAAGTGGCCAGCCCCCTCCTCTCCGACATCCAGCTGTCCTACTTGGGGCAGCAGGCCTTTGAAATCACACGTTCCTTCTTCCCCAACTACTTCCAAGGTTCAGagctggtggtggtgggacAGCTGAAGCCTGCAGCAAAACAGCTGAAGGTAGCTCTCACTGCAAATGACTCCAAACAAAAGCTAAAGTTTGAGAAGGAGGTTGCAATCCCTAAAGAAGAGGGGGGAAACGGTCCCGCGGGGTGCTCCCTTAGGTGCGCTGGGGTCATGGAAGGTGCTGGCAGTTTTGTGCACCGACTCTGGGCCTATTTCACCATCAAGGAGCTGCTCCTGGCCAAACTAAACAGTTCCGACCCACTCATCCAGAGGCTACTTGTCGAGAAGGCCACCAACCTTTCTCTGAAATACAACTTTGTGACACCTGTCACGTCCTTGGTTGTGGTCAAACCAGATGTGGATGACACCCCTAAACCAACTTCACCAGCGTATACCCCCACAACCACACAGACAGCTGGAAAACACAACCCCGGATTGGCTCTGAAAACGGCAGCCCCTCCAGCCAATAAGAAGCGGTCATCAGCGCCTATACGTAGCAGTAAGCCCCCCCTGACAAAAGCCCCCCAGCCCCCTATAGGCCTGCACACAACTAGTCGCTCTTCCAACACCTTCCCATCTGGAAAAGCCCCTACAAATCCAGCAGGTGAGAAATTGCCAAAAAAGCCCTCAACTCCTTCAAATGCCACTGCCAAAGGGCTGATGGTCGCCCTTGATACCCAGCCAAACAGCACTCCGCCCGGCCCCTCGAAAAGCGATTCTGCGGCCAACCTAGTGAGGACCATTGCCACCACCATCGCTGCGAAAACCTCGACCCAGACAGCTTCTACCTCGGTTCAGACCACGTCACCGCCTGCCTCTACCGGAACTGCCAAACGGACACCTTCCCATGACCATGACAATAACACAGTATTCAGTCTGGAACCACCGACCATCCTTCCGCCGCCGACCATCCTTCCCTCCAATCTCCCCTCATCCTCCCCCTCACCTGTAGACACTGATCTTGAGTCTAACCTAGACATCGGCACTCTGATGGCTGCTACGTTTGCACCCATGCCAGGTTTCACGGATGCCCCAAAGCTTTGGGAAGCAGTTGGACTCCTCG atgTCTCTACTGCCATCCAGGTACAAAGTGAGG ATATTGACCTGATCAAAG TTTCAGATTACGATGCTACCTATGATTATGATATGGACTATGAAAACAACCAAGACGTCAGTTATGGATCCT ACAGCCCCACCAGACTCGGCTCCATTCGCATATTTGCCTCTTCAG TGGATGGAGATCCTCATTTTGTGATCCGGCTTCCTAAAAAGGATCAGAGGCTCTGCTTCACTGTTGATGGAGAAGCGAATGATGTGCTGCGACTCGTGGAGGATACAGAGAGAG GCATTACAGTGGACGGTCATCTGATGCTGGCCCCTTCAAAGCAGGACATGCCAGATCGTACACGTACCTACTTTGACCAGATCACCATTACCGTGGCTAGGAACGGGGCTGTGGGTGTCACAATCACGCTGACTTTGGACTCTGTGGTGATTGACGGAGAGGAAACGGTGGCACTCTCAACCAGCCATTCGGCGGCCGTGACAAAACCCGGGGTCCAGGTTGTCATCAACAGCCACCAGGGCTGCTGGATCAGACTTAAGAAGGATGTGATCTTCCTGGTTCTCTTTCATCGCTATGACCACCAGAGCTACCTTCAGATGGCTCACCTGGGCTTCTACATTGCTGAGGGAAAAGGTCTCTCTCCTCACTCACAGGGCCTGCTAG GTCAGTTCCAACATGCAAATTTGGAGGTTGTACAGCTACAAGATCCTCATGCTGCCAACTTCCACCACGGCCAGCTCAGGCCAGGGGCATCTCTGGCTCTGGGCGTACTTAAGCACAAAGATGTCCTCATCCCAGTATCCCTCCAGGAGAAACATCTGAAGGACACACTAGGGAAGAAACACATGGACCAGTGCTGGGTGGTGCCAAAAGTGGAAGTTGAGAAACTTCTGGGCCTGTCGTACCTCAGCTATGTGGTTGACCACAtttag
- the LOC114798746 gene encoding inter-alpha-trypsin inhibitor heavy chain H6-like isoform X3: protein MCIYRGIRVNCMLAFFIAVLPGGISVDYEARLQKVRLKRQSAPAKPALKVTDYHVQCMVVSRYAHTTVQSSVWNQLPITKEAAFEVDLPSSAFISNFSIISNGKDYVGHVKERMAARKIYDAAKKQGKTAGLVATKEREIEKFRVAVSVPPGSHVSFSLTYEELLSRKLGRYELTLGLQPGQPVQNLSVDVRITEQSGLRFVKALPLRTSRLLSNTEGGDEVPPSTQIKQSSHCAHVHYNPSLQQQKSLSPKGLNADFIVQYDVEVRDLIGDIQTHDGYFVHYFAPRDLPVIPKDIIFVLDISGSMIGTKMKQTKQAMSTILGDLREGDFFNIITFSHRVQIWKKGRTVQASRQNIRDAKEFIRKISADGWTDINAALLAAAQFVNVRPSSSRSTRSPHRVPLIIFLTDGEATIGVTAGETILRNAQEALGSASLFGLAFGDDADYPLLRRLALENRGVSRMVYEDADAALQFKGFYDEVASPLLSDIQLSYLGQQAFEITRSFFPNYFQGSELVVVGQLKPAAKQLKVALTANDSKQKLKFEKEVAIPKEEGGNGPAGCSLRCAGVMEGAGSFVHRLWAYFTIKELLLAKLNSSDPLIQRLLVEKATNLSLKYNFVTPVTSLVVVKPDVDDTPKPTSPAYTPTTTQTAGKHNPGLALKTAAPPANKKRSSAPIRSSKPPLTKAPQPPIGLHTTSRSSNTFPSGKAPTNPAGEKLPKKPSTPSNATAKGLMVALDTQPNSTPPGPSKSDSAANLVRTIATTIAAKTSTQTASTSVQTTSPPASTGTAKRTPSHDHDNNTVFSLEPPTILPPPTILPSNLPSSSPSPVDTDLESNLDIGTLMAATFAPMPGFTDAPKLWEAVGLLDVSTAIQVQSEADIDLIKVSDYDATYDYDMDYENNQDVSYGSWDNNGALDSPTRLGSIRIFASSVDGDPHFVIRLPKKDQRLCFTVDGEANDVLRLVEDTERGITVDGHLMLAPSKQDMPDRTRTYFDQITITVARNGAVGVTITLTLDSVVIDGEETVALSTSHSAAVTKPGVQVVINSHQGCWIRLKKDVIFLVLFHRYDHQSYLQMAHLGFYIAEGKGLSPHSQGLLGQFQHANLEVVQLQDPHAANFHHGQLRPGASLALGVLKHKDVLIPVSLQEKHLKDTLGKKHMDQCWVVPKVEVEKLLGLSYLSYVVDHI, encoded by the exons ATGTGCATCTACAGAGGGATTCGAGTCAACTGCATGCTGGCTTTCTTCATCGCCGTCCTGCCTGGAGGAATCTCTGTGGATTATGAAGCGCGCCTTCAAAAAGTT AGACTTAAAAGGCAAAGTGCACCTGCTAAACCAGCG CTGAAGGTAACAGACTACCATGTTCAGTGCATGGTGGTGTCTCGCTACGCTCACACCACAGtccagagcagtgtgtggaaccAGCTGCCCATCACCAAGGAGGCGGCATTTGAGGTGGATCTGCCTTCGTCTGCATTTATCTCCAACTTCAGCAT CATCTCCAACGGGAAGGACTATGTCGGCCATGTAAAGGAGCGGATGGCAGCTAGGAAGATTTATGATGCTGCGAAGAAGCAAGGAAAAACTGCAGGACTCGTCGCCACCAA GGAACGTGAGATAGAGAAGTTCCGCGTGGCTGTGAGCGTTCCTCCTGGGTCGCACGTGTCCTTCAGCCTGACCTATGAGGAGTTGCTGTCACGGAAACTGGGTCGCTATGAGCTGACCTTGGGTTTGCAGCCGGGCCAGCCAGTGCAGAACCTGTCTGTGGACGTGAGAATCACTGAGCAGAGTGGCCTCAGATTTGTTAAAGCACTTCCCCTCCGGACCAGCAGACTTCTGTCCAACACTGAAG GAGGGGATGAAGTCCCGCCTTCTACTCAGATTAAGCAGTCCTCCCACTGTGCCCATGTGCACTACAACCCCTCTCTCCAACAGCAGAAAAGCCTTTCGCCAAAAGGCCTGAATGCTGACTTCATCGTTCAGTATGATGTTGAGGTCAGAGACCTCATTGGGGACATCCAG acGCACGATGGATACTTTGTTCATTACTTTGCACCTCGTGATCTTCCTGTTATTCCCAAGGACATCATTTTTGTTCTAGACATCAGTGGGTCCATGATCGGCACCAAAATGAAACAG ACAAAGCAGGCCATGTCCACAATCCTGGGTGATTTACGTGAAGGGGACTTCTTCAACATCATTACGTTCTCACACAGAGTCCAGATATGGAAGAAGGGCCGAACTGTGCAGGCATCACGGCAGAACATTCGAGATGCCAAAGAGTTTATCAGGAAGATCAGTGCTGATGGCT GGACCGACATTAACGCCGCTCTGCTCGCGGCGGCTCAGTTTGTAAATGTTCGTCCTTCCTCTTCCCGCTCCACTCGGTCTCCTCACCGGGTGCCGCTCATCATCTTCCTGACAGACGGCGAGGCCACCATCGGTGTTACTGCCGGCGAAACCATCCTTCGCAACGCGCAGGAGGCCTTGGGATCAGCGTCCCTCTTCGGTCTGGCGTTCGGTGACGACGCCGACTACCCCCTTCTCCGCCGGCTGGCCCTGGAGAACCGTGGCGTGTCTCGCATGGTGTATGAAGATGCCGACGCAGCACTGCAGTTCAAGGGTTTCTATGATGAAGTGGCCAGCCCCCTCCTCTCCGACATCCAGCTGTCCTACTTGGGGCAGCAGGCCTTTGAAATCACACGTTCCTTCTTCCCCAACTACTTCCAAGGTTCAGagctggtggtggtgggacAGCTGAAGCCTGCAGCAAAACAGCTGAAGGTAGCTCTCACTGCAAATGACTCCAAACAAAAGCTAAAGTTTGAGAAGGAGGTTGCAATCCCTAAAGAAGAGGGGGGAAACGGTCCCGCGGGGTGCTCCCTTAGGTGCGCTGGGGTCATGGAAGGTGCTGGCAGTTTTGTGCACCGACTCTGGGCCTATTTCACCATCAAGGAGCTGCTCCTGGCCAAACTAAACAGTTCCGACCCACTCATCCAGAGGCTACTTGTCGAGAAGGCCACCAACCTTTCTCTGAAATACAACTTTGTGACACCTGTCACGTCCTTGGTTGTGGTCAAACCAGATGTGGATGACACCCCTAAACCAACTTCACCAGCGTATACCCCCACAACCACACAGACAGCTGGAAAACACAACCCCGGATTGGCTCTGAAAACGGCAGCCCCTCCAGCCAATAAGAAGCGGTCATCAGCGCCTATACGTAGCAGTAAGCCCCCCCTGACAAAAGCCCCCCAGCCCCCTATAGGCCTGCACACAACTAGTCGCTCTTCCAACACCTTCCCATCTGGAAAAGCCCCTACAAATCCAGCAGGTGAGAAATTGCCAAAAAAGCCCTCAACTCCTTCAAATGCCACTGCCAAAGGGCTGATGGTCGCCCTTGATACCCAGCCAAACAGCACTCCGCCCGGCCCCTCGAAAAGCGATTCTGCGGCCAACCTAGTGAGGACCATTGCCACCACCATCGCTGCGAAAACCTCGACCCAGACAGCTTCTACCTCGGTTCAGACCACGTCACCGCCTGCCTCTACCGGAACTGCCAAACGGACACCTTCCCATGACCATGACAATAACACAGTATTCAGTCTGGAACCACCGACCATCCTTCCGCCGCCGACCATCCTTCCCTCCAATCTCCCCTCATCCTCCCCCTCACCTGTAGACACTGATCTTGAGTCTAACCTAGACATCGGCACTCTGATGGCTGCTACGTTTGCACCCATGCCAGGTTTCACGGATGCCCCAAAGCTTTGGGAAGCAGTTGGACTCCTCG atgTCTCTACTGCCATCCAGGTACAAAGTGAGG CAGATATTGACCTGATCAAAG TTTCAGATTACGATGCTACCTATGATTATGATATGGACTATGAAAACAACCAAGACGTCAGTTATGGATCCT GGGATAATAATGGCGCCTTAG ACAGCCCCACCAGACTCGGCTCCATTCGCATATTTGCCTCTTCAG TGGATGGAGATCCTCATTTTGTGATCCGGCTTCCTAAAAAGGATCAGAGGCTCTGCTTCACTGTTGATGGAGAAGCGAATGATGTGCTGCGACTCGTGGAGGATACAGAGAGAG GCATTACAGTGGACGGTCATCTGATGCTGGCCCCTTCAAAGCAGGACATGCCAGATCGTACACGTACCTACTTTGACCAGATCACCATTACCGTGGCTAGGAACGGGGCTGTGGGTGTCACAATCACGCTGACTTTGGACTCTGTGGTGATTGACGGAGAGGAAACGGTGGCACTCTCAACCAGCCATTCGGCGGCCGTGACAAAACCCGGGGTCCAGGTTGTCATCAACAGCCACCAGGGCTGCTGGATCAGACTTAAGAAGGATGTGATCTTCCTGGTTCTCTTTCATCGCTATGACCACCAGAGCTACCTTCAGATGGCTCACCTGGGCTTCTACATTGCTGAGGGAAAAGGTCTCTCTCCTCACTCACAGGGCCTGCTAG GTCAGTTCCAACATGCAAATTTGGAGGTTGTACAGCTACAAGATCCTCATGCTGCCAACTTCCACCACGGCCAGCTCAGGCCAGGGGCATCTCTGGCTCTGGGCGTACTTAAGCACAAAGATGTCCTCATCCCAGTATCCCTCCAGGAGAAACATCTGAAGGACACACTAGGGAAGAAACACATGGACCAGTGCTGGGTGGTGCCAAAAGTGGAAGTTGAGAAACTTCTGGGCCTGTCGTACCTCAGCTATGTGGTTGACCACAtttag